The Anguilla anguilla isolate fAngAng1 chromosome 2, fAngAng1.pri, whole genome shotgun sequence genome contains the following window.
ACTTAGCCACAGGGGGGCGCTGGACTGTAGATgcagatacagtatatatgccagaagagaaagaaaggtgggaaaagaaaaaaaggaatgtgttACCTTGGGAACGGCTGCCTGGAAGCGGATGTTGGTGACGGGGATGGGGGCGGAAGAGAGCATGGAGATGACCACCACCAGCACGTCAGGACGAGAGGGGGGGCAGTCCCGCGCGAAGTGGAACAGCACCCGCAAACTGTGCCTGTCCAACACCGTCACCGGCAACAGACTGCctgggaggggggatggggaggaggagagggggagagagagagagagacagaggcagaagAGACTCAGTCGCTGCACGGTAGTTCCATCCACTGTAAAAACCGTAAAAACTCACACTCGCCAAGAGAAAAACCCCACACACTTACTCGGCTTGATGGACTCCAGGGGCACATTCACGTCAGTCAGTGTGATTTCTGAGAGGGGAGTGGGAGCAGGGGACAGCCCCAGTGCGGGGGCCCCCAGGCTGGGCTGGGCGTTTAGGAGAGGCCCCGGAGGCTCGACGGAGAAGGCCGGGACGGGGTTCGGACTCGGGCTGCTATTGGGGTGGGATTTGTGCTGGAGGTCCCGCAGTGTAGGCTTGGACTGAGGCTCCTGTTTGGACCTGGCAGGCGAACACACAGGAGTGTGAATACTGTGTACTGCTGGCCTGCACTTCAAAAGTACATGTTTAATAGTTACACTTCCAACAGGTTTGACCGTTCACATCACAACCTGTTGCCCCCAGAGCAGGCTAAAGTTACACCTCATTGGCCTACACACAAGGCCACTCCtctgtcacacagtcacagtaaaCACATACAGGGGCACTCTATGATTATAACAAATCATGCGGCGAGATTGCAGGGTGGTGGCGGGCATGTGTAGCTGTGTGGTACATGGGTAATGTAGTATCAGTAGCAGCCCAGTTACCATTTGACCTGCAGACTCTCTGGGGGTAGGGACTGCTGCATTAGTGTTTTCCCCAGCTGATCCAGCTCCTCCAAGGCCTTGTTGGCGGGCGGGGCGCCGCTGGGCGGAGCCTGCGTGGGCGTGGTCACTGAGGGCTTCAGCACCGCTGCCGGGATGTCCGTGTCCACGCTCTCTGAGGACTGGCACGGGTACGGGTACGGGCACAGGCACGGGCAAGAGCACGGGCACGTGAaacagaacacaaggctcaCGCATAAATCTAAAGCAACAGCCTGTTGACCTATAATTTGCTGTGTTACACAGTGGGGTTCCTCCaagtacacgcacgcacgcgcacacacacgcacacacacacacacacacacaccgatccCTAAGCACTGGACACGCTCCAACACCTCGTCTCCTGCTCAGCGTGATTACACGTCTAGCTCTACCTGCAGCCTCAAACTTCAGAAATAACTCAGAGGGGAAAATGCTGACGGGACCCAAAAATGTGacgttttttttccagcagagaACGGCTCCCGTGGACAGACTATACTTACACCTTCAGAAAAAGCACGTCCACAGCACGGCTTGTACGTTTAAGTGATTAGAGAAGTGACCTTCCCCTGCTGAAAAATGACCACTTTCTGCAAGTCAGgatgtattttctttcattaactCGAGATTGCTGGAGCTGCAGATGGCACCCGGGAGGGGAATAGACTCAGTTCTGCAGCTCATGCAGGGCACCAAATCCCCACCCTCAACCATAACTACACAAGCCACatcaaaacaacacacaacatgCAGCCACAGCATAGATTTCAACCCTTACAGGGTTTGTGCTCTTGTGTGCATATCTTTGCGTTCCTTTCACTAATCACACACCCTTATACAGGACAAAAACTCAAGTGCATTAAATAGATTTATAATATCAGCAGTTACCACAGACAATGACAATGTTGCATGCTTACAGTAAATAACAATGGAACAAGAAGTCCCAGAGACAATCACATTGTTAGTTTTACCAACTATCCTGACAAATACATAAAACTATCCTTTAACTTTGTCTTTGTTCTCTGTCCTCCGAAAAGTGTTAGCATCCTTCTGGTTCAATATATATTGTAAAAGGGTGTTGTCCAAACCTATTTATGCTACAcgtttatttttcctttttttgtaagCCACAacaaatttgtcttttttctgtgaCGAGTGCCGGCACTTTGCATCCAGTATAAAACTATCCTCTCAGCACACTGGTATGTAATGAAGCGCTAGGCTAAGCTCTCAGTATGTAATGAAGCGCTAGGCTAGGCTCTCAGTATGTAATGAAGTGCTAGGCTAGGCTCTCAGTATTAAATGAAGCGCTAGGCTAGGCTCTCAGTATTAAATGAAGTGCTAGGCTAGGCTCTCAGTATGTAATGAAGCACTAGGCTAAGCTCTCAGTATGTAATGAAGCGCTAGGCTCGGCTCTCAGTATGTAATGAAGCGCTAGGCTCGGCTCTCAGTATGTAATGAAGCACTAGGCTAGGCTCTCAGTATGTAATGAAGCGCTAGGCTAGGCTCTCAGTATTAAATGCAGTACTAGGCTAGGCTCTCAGTATGTAATGAAGCGCTAGGCTAGGCTCTCAGTATTAAGTGAAGCGCTAGGCTATGCTCTCAGTATGTAATAAAACACTAGGCTAGGCTCTCAGTATTACACGAAGCGCTAAGCTAGGCTCTCAGTATGTAATGAAGTGCTAGGCTAGGCTCTCAGTATGTAATGAAGCGCTAAGCTAGGCTCTCAGTATGTAATGAAGCACTAGGCTAGGCTCTCAGTATGTAATGAAGCGCTAGGCTAGGCTCTCAGTATGTAATGAAGCACTAGGCTAGGCTCTCAGTATTAAATGCAGTACTAGGCTAGGCTCTCAGTATGTAATGAAGCGCTAGGCTAGGCTCTCAGTATTAAGTGAAGCGCTAGGCTATGCTCTCAGTATGTAATAAAACACTAGGCTAGGCTCTCAGTATTACACGAAGCGCTAAGCTAGGCTCTCAGTATGTAATGAAGTGCTAGGCTAGGCACTCAGTATTACATGAAGCAGTAGGCTAGGCTCTCAGTATGTAATGAAGCGCTAGGCTAGGCTCTCAGTATTAAGTGAAGCACTAGGCTAGGCTCTCAGTATGTAATGAAGCGCTAGGCTAGGCTCTCAGTATTAAGTGAAGCACTAGGCTAGGCTCTCAGTATGTAATGAAGCGCTAGGCTAGGCTCAAAGGCTAGGCACAAAGGAGCGAGGCTGTGGGAGCTTAGATTCTCACCTGAAAAGCGTTCCAGGCAGAACTTTCTGTGGACTGGGAGGCCGAGATGGAGTTTGGGGTGACTTCATTCAGAcctgagagaaagacagaaggagGCAGAGGGGAGACAGTTACCATCAAACAGAGGACAGTCTGAAATaggtttggtgtgtgtgcgtgtgtgtgtatatgtgtgtgtgtatgtgcatgtgcgtgtgtgtgtatacctgtacCTGTCCAGCCTCACCTAGTGACATGAGCTCATCATCCAGAAGGCTGATGCCCACCTCCTGGGAGGCAGCCTGTGGACTGTGCCCCTtagcagggaattctgggatagAGGTCGCACCCAGGGGCGAGGTGTCCAATCCTGTCAGGTCCAGGAGGGCCGTGCTGCTTCCTAAACAGAGAGGAGCCAGCCGTGTCACCAGCCGCTCCGGGCTGCCGTGCTCATTTGTTGACCGTGTGTGTCGCGGTGCTGTCTCACCCGTGAGCTGGGGCGTGGCTCCACTGTCCCCGTTCACCTCCTCGCCCTTCACCTGCTGCCTGTACAGGTTGATGACCTGCGTCAGGCTGTCGTTGGCCTGCAGGATCTCCGCTGCCAGGAGACAGAGGCGCAGTAATGAGCTCACGTTCGCTCACGGTCAATCACCGTCACCATACTGGTCTTCTCATGCACAATGACTGAAACTGGACCAGGCTTGACAGCGAATGGCAGCTCATTCTCACCCAGGGCCTCGTCGTTGTCCTCAGTGTCACTGGCCAGTCTGAAAAGTGTTGGTCTCATCTTCTCACAACGCTGATACAGgtcctgcacacacatccaaacacgcgcatgcatgcacgcacacacacacaggattacATAATAGAAAACgtaaaccttaaaaaaaaaactgtattaacTCTGTGCTGTACTACTGCGCAGTCTCAGATTTTGCATGAAGTCTGttattcaaaatatataaatctgaATAAGACAGAATACATTGGAAATATACCAATATTCCAAATGCAGTCATTCGAAATAGAAGTGGGATATTCATGACtaaattgtgtgcatgtgtatggttGATTTACAACACTGTCAGGTTTCCAGATAGAGGTTCATTTGAAAAAACTAAACTCTGGACAAACAATCTTTGCtccaaacatatatacacaatttTCTGATTACTGGAAGTTGTGGCATTGAAAGTACTATTCTGTGGAAACTCTAGAGCTGACAACGTGCGCCCAGGCGGTAGTATCGATATGCATTCGTTCAAGTAAACAGAAACTATGAGTGCCACAATACACGTTGTGTGCGAAAACAACATATTCAAAATAGTAATTACAAGCATTAAGAACTTGCTGATACTGTGAATACGCTCAGTATGAACGTGCCAAGGCAAACCCGGGGCAGCCTTGCCGCATGCACCCATCAGCACAGACCTTAATGAGCTCCTCGTTGCTCTGGGAGACGGTCTCCTTGCTGTAGTCTCCCAGCAGCTGTGTCAGCAGGCTCACGCTCTCCTTCACTTCCTGTATGGCGTTGACTCGCTTCGATACCTTCTCCATGCGCTTCTGGTCCTAAGGGCAGTCAGAGCGGGACAGCGAATGGCAGTCACACTGAGAGAGACTTCAGTTCTCACCGGCACAGAGAACACAactgtacacatactgtacaccgACTCGATCTCATTCTCTCAGTATGAGACTATCTCCTGGAATACTggacatgcatatacatttgaACCAATGCAGGATTCACACTTCTAATACACTTCATGTGTCAGTGGATTAACCAATGAACACACAAGCCAAGGTGTACACATATAAACACgcaagcatgtacacacacacacgcacacaccgtaCACAAACAGTACAGCTTACCTCCTGTACCATCTCCTTGATGAGCTTGTTGGCTGCCCTTAGATCTTCGGGGTGAGAGCTGTTTAACAGGCGAGAGAGCATCTGGAGGAACAGAGGATGtacagcagacagagagagagagagagagagggaataacAGAGTCACCAGAGAAAGAGGAACGCGCGCTGCCTAACGTCTGTAAAGTGAACCCATACAAAACCCCTGAAACATCCTCCCGTTCACTCCTCTGTACCTTGGACTTCTCTTCATCCTCAAAGATGGCGTTTTTGGTTCtcgggggtggtggtgggaggggcttgtcATCAGGAAGGATTGGGTCATGTTTAACaatacctgaaaaaaaaaaaaataataatcattgacaccaaaaactatatttttaatATCCCCAAATGTATCCCTTCTCTATTGCCATGGCTGCCAAAGTTAACGTGTTAGcgcaattataaataaaaattaatgcatttatccTTTTACCAAATCTCCCATAATTCAATTGCCGCGTGAAAGGTTAAATGTCAATAAGCTAGTCTGTCTCAGCAACTGGTTAAGTGCAATTTAAGTTCTGTGGAATGAGATGCCAAAGATATTTCCAAAGGTTTTGCTTTCAGTTCAGAAATATCTTATTGAAATTGCTGCCAAGAAACACATCGTTTaaacaaatgacatttaataGGTTTCCACTTCTTTCCAAACAGAGGCCTTTCAGTTTGTGATGGTCAGCGAATGATTTCTGTGGGTTGGATTTCCACAGTGCTGTTATGGGTTTTACAGGTCaatctgttgtttttgtggtcTTTCGGAGTCACAGGTCAAAAGGTCAAACCTATTCATGAAGTAACAGGCCAATACTTAAGTTCACCAGTATATGAAGCGAAGGGCTTGACACTGAGCTGTCATTGCCAGTGAATGTATTAATAAAGATGTTTTGCTTTCACAAACATTCAGCAATAtgcctcagccccccccccccccaaaaaaaaagcaatgtagTGAATCAGAATAGAGGCAAATTACAAATTATTGAAGGTGAACCTTAATACTTTTTGATCTTGTGCTTAATCGACTGGCTTGTGACGTACTGTTTCAGAATAGAGGAAAATTTCAAATTATTGGAGGTGAACCTCAATGCTTTTTGATCGTGTGCTTAATCGTGATTAATCACACACTAGCTTGtgattaatttgatttttaaaatgaataatttgacAGCACCATGTGTTACTTAGATTTCTTATTTTCATCATCACAGCTATCATCCACCTGACAGAATCAATCACATGAAATGCTGCCCTCAAAAGGCATTGCAACACAATAACTAGAAGTACTATGTGTGTCACCACATCATTACAATTGAAGGAGAGCTCACCctgtttttttagcatttgGTAGGCATCCGcgatcttggtctcatctggcAACCCCACAGTCCAGCTGTACATCACCTCCAGCACCTTCTTCTTCACCTGCTCGGGGGCGCGGGAACCCAGGTACtgaggaagtggaggagagggaagcGCACAGGTTGACACTGAGTTACAGGGTAACTGGGGCACTTGCATTTACCTACGCAACgactggaacacacacacgcataaacacgcAGACAAATTTGCACAATTATTCTTGCTCAGTTTTAAAGATTTGGAACATGAATGTAGGCTTACATGAATATGAGTCTACAGAAATTTCAAtccagacaaacacacacacatgctacacaTGAAGACAGAGGAGTCCATCCTGCATGCACAGTGAATGAACAGCTGCGAGCCTCAGCCCGGTCAGTACCTTGGGAGACACCACCTTGATGAGTTCGTTGAGGAAGCGAAACTTGCCCACCTCACTGTGGAACCTCTTCCCGCAGTTCTTCATACAGGTCTCCAGCACCTAGTACGACACACGACACTGAGCGCAACACGCCACAGACTCCGCAATCACAAGTTAGCAACATACTGTGTGTGACAACTCAAACGGTAAGCTGGGGGGATGTTTCAGTCATTCTAATAATTATTTCCTCTGTGCGTGTATCACAGGAACATATGCACGCAAGGCTGTCACTACAGATGCATCACGGATCATACCGATCGCATAACAGGTAAGCGCACATCACTTTAATCCTAACCTATCCAGATGCTGTTGTTGAGCGACTTGGATTTAATAATGTTGCATGTATAAATTGCCCCTGTGGGGGACTCCACGTCAGACCCTTTGGCAGAGTGCTTTGCCCGAGTTGCTTCAGTAAGACTTCCACCTGTGTGGATGGACGATGTGTAAAGGTAAGAGGCCTTGGGCATCAGGACAGCAGTTAAATAACAGCTTCTGTAatcccctgccgccccccccccccctcccccccctcaccccccctcaccgtCAGGGCTTGCATGGCCTCCCACTCCTGAGGGGACTGGATCTTGTGGGCCAGAAGCCTGGTGGCCAGCTGAGGactttaacaacaacaacaacaacaacacacaatCAGAGACCAGCTTATCCACAGCCTGAGGCTGAAGCATGCTTAGGACACAAGACCATACAAAaggcacacaaacagagagagatggtaTTCATCACTACAGTAAACAGGGCTCATTCAAATGTGAGCACAACCATAAACAAGTCCTTCATACACCCCGATTTGTTTTCGAAAGCAAAGGCTTTGTTCTTTTCAGGGACATACAGGTAGATACGTCTCTGATGTAAATAACAGACACACTTGAGTGACAAAGCCACAGTGTCACAGTTCCAGCAGCTTCCCCTCCCTCAGTCCCCACTCTCCTCACCCCTCCACTTCATCGTTGAGCTGATCACAGAAGGCGCTGATGCTGTCCCAGTCTGTGTCTTTGTTTAGAGGGTTCGTAGCTTTGTCTgtacggacagacagacagacagacattaaGGTTATACACAATCCTAGGCTTACTATAAGAGGTGCACTATAGGCACTGTTATTACCACCGCAACAAAACATCTAATACACAACATATAGTAATATTGACAAAATATTGCACATAATAAAACATGTACAAGAAATAGACCTGGAGAACACGTTTACCGTTCATTCAGCGGCAGTATTGTATGTTCTTAACATCTGGCTGAAGTGTTAAGCCGCATCCTAGCCTGTAAATACTTTTTAGACTTGGAACCAAAATTACAATACATTGTACTAGCCAGCCAGCTGCTGTAATTCTGTACAATACTTGGGTGAAAGATGTCCATGGATGGGAGAGCGGCCACCACTGTTAAAACCAACGGAGCGAAAACTTGGCATGGCATACCTGATTATGACTAAGGCACTGcgaaatacacaaataaataaatacatcttaGCTAATGTCACAATATTAGCTGAAACATAAACTGTAAACGCAGAACTGACGTTTGCACGTCATGACGTTTCCGCTGTCCACTCGAAGCAAGAAAAGCCCCATAACCAGCATTTCCATTGTATCATTTTCACGCCCTTAATTCTTATCATAGGATACATGTCAACCATTGCGACAGTCTCTATTGTAGACAGAGCTAAAACGCGATAGCACGCGCATAGACCAAACCATTTATAAAATCGGCTTCCTGAAGCAGAGGGGGTTGCATATTAGGGTGCCATGTCTGCAGTTATTCAAATGATGGTGTTATGTGATGGTCGCACTAACTTGCGGGCTATAGCTAACTGTGATCTAAAGTTTCTCTGTGCGATCTCCAATTTACGCCGTTTTAtttagccagttagctagctagcttgttggCAGGTTTAATGTTAACTCTGTTTACAAGTGACTCCTCCCCAATTTCTATATTGACACATCGAGCTCACTAGCTAACGTTCGCTTCATTTTGCACCTGACACATCCAAGAACCAGACTCATAACAAACTGTAAATACTAGCATATCCCatcgttttaaaaaaactacctTACGTTATGCCAGCATGACAAGACAGAATTCGTTGTTGTGACATTGTGAGGCTTCTTGTGCTACAGAGCTTGCCTGTAGATTTCACTTTTCGAACATTTTGCCTGAGGTTCCCAACTAATTCCAATTGCGACCCTCGTACTACACTTCTCTTCCTTCACAAACTTCCACCTCCTGCTTCATATCTATTTTCTGCAGACTTCTCGACCCTACTACGTATCAGCGGAGGTCCAATAACTCCGCATGACTCACTGATGCGAGACTCCAAGCTTTCCTCTTCTGGCGGCGCCGCCATCTTTCTGGGGGATTCCTCTGGTAGTGCTGCGCCAGTCTCGCGATGTGGAGGCCTGAAGTTCTCGCGCGGCCCAGTTTTCTGACGTATAACTCATATGCTGtaatatgaagaaaataaaaacggaTGCAAGAAAAATGGGTCCTCCCTTTCCTTTCGTCAAGGATTCGAGAAGGTGATCCATTCAAATACAATACAAGGTCCTTAAACCATTGGTCAGACTGTAAGACTTAATCAGCACTTTTCTGTAAATTGACCACTCACCTACTAGTTTGGAATTACCCAAGTGTTATTACTCACATTGTTTTAAATAACTGTCAAATTATTAAAGTATATAAATAATGCTACCAACTGATTAATGTAGTTAAGCTTCCTAACTGTCGACTAGTTTTGTCAACTAACAATCTACTAGTTCTCATTACATAACCCTGATCTGCTGGACAAGGGCATTTGCCAAGAAAGGGAATACTACTATTCTGGAAACTGGTTCAATAAATTGAGATCACGGTGTTATGGATCTGTGTTATGTGTCAGcaaatgaatatgtattttctttgtCAATTAATGTTGATTTACACATTACTGATAGCCTAATAGTATATGGTTTAatagtaatttaatttaaaaagctataaaaaaaatgttcattgttatttttcaatgtgtgtactaattttaattatttataactTTGTTTCAGTGGTCCACTGGTAATTTGAGAGAAAGATCAAAATGCTTATATATGTTTTTGAATAATTGGTAT
Protein-coding sequences here:
- the LOC118219687 gene encoding ADP-ribosylation factor-binding protein GGA1-like isoform X2, with amino-acid sequence MNDKATNPLNKDTDWDSISAFCDQLNDEVEGPQLATRLLAHKIQSPQEWEAMQALTVLETCMKNCGKRFHSEVGKFRFLNELIKVVSPKYLGSRAPEQVKKKVLEVMYSWTVGLPDETKIADAYQMLKKQGIVKHDPILPDDKPLPPPPPRTKNAIFEDEEKSKMLSRLLNSSHPEDLRAANKLIKEMVQEDQKRMEKVSKRVNAIQEVKESVSLLTQLLGDYSKETVSQSNEELIKDLYQRCEKMRPTLFRLASDTEDNDEALAEILQANDSLTQVINLYRQQVKGEEVNGDSGATPQLTGSSTALLDLTGLDTSPLGATSIPEFPAKGHSPQAASQEVGISLLDDELMSLGLNEVTPNSISASQSTESSAWNAFQSSESVDTDIPAAVLKPSVTTPTQAPPSGAPPANKALEELDQLGKTLMQQSLPPESLQVKWSKQEPQSKPTLRDLQHKSHPNSSPSPNPVPAFSVEPPGPLLNAQPSLGAPALGLSPAPTPLSEITLTDVNVPLESIKPSSLLPVTVLDRHSLRVLFHFARDCPPSRPDVLVVVISMLSSAPIPVTNIRFQAAVPKVMKVKLQPPSGTELPAFNPILPPAAITQVLLLANPHKEKVRLRYKLTFTLGEEAHDESGDVEQFPPPETWGKL
- the LOC118219687 gene encoding ADP-ribosylation factor-binding protein GGA1-like isoform X3 — its product is MQALTVLETCMKNCGKRFHSEVGKFRFLNELIKVVSPKYLGSRAPEQVKKKVLEVMYSWTVGLPDETKIADAYQMLKKQGIVKHDPILPDDKPLPPPPPRTKNAIFEDEEKSKMLSRLLNSSHPEDLRAANKLIKEMVQEDQKRMEKVSKRVNAIQEVKESVSLLTQLLGDYSKETVSQSNEELIKDLYQRCEKMRPTLFRLASDTEDNDEALAEILQANDSLTQVINLYRQQVKGEEVNGDSGATPQLTGSSTALLDLTGLDTSPLGATSIPEFPAKGHSPQAASQEVGISLLDDELMSLGLNEVTPNSISASQSTESSAWNAFQSSESVDTDIPAAVLKPSVTTPTQAPPSGAPPANKALEELDQLGKTLMQQSLPPESLQVKWSKQEPQSKPTLRDLQHKSHPNSSPSPNPVPAFSVEPPGPLLNAQPSLGAPALGLSPAPTPLSEITLTDVNVPLESIKPSSLLPVTVLDRHSLRVLFHFARDCPPSRPDVLVVVISMLSSAPIPVTNIRFQAAVPKVMKVKLQPPSGTELPAFNPILPPAAITQVLLLANPHKEKVRLRYKLTFTLGEEAHDESGDVEQFPPPETWGKL
- the LOC118219687 gene encoding ADP-ribosylation factor-binding protein GGA1-like isoform X1: MAAPPEEESLESRINKATNPLNKDTDWDSISAFCDQLNDEVEGPQLATRLLAHKIQSPQEWEAMQALTVLETCMKNCGKRFHSEVGKFRFLNELIKVVSPKYLGSRAPEQVKKKVLEVMYSWTVGLPDETKIADAYQMLKKQGIVKHDPILPDDKPLPPPPPRTKNAIFEDEEKSKMLSRLLNSSHPEDLRAANKLIKEMVQEDQKRMEKVSKRVNAIQEVKESVSLLTQLLGDYSKETVSQSNEELIKDLYQRCEKMRPTLFRLASDTEDNDEALAEILQANDSLTQVINLYRQQVKGEEVNGDSGATPQLTGSSTALLDLTGLDTSPLGATSIPEFPAKGHSPQAASQEVGISLLDDELMSLGLNEVTPNSISASQSTESSAWNAFQSSESVDTDIPAAVLKPSVTTPTQAPPSGAPPANKALEELDQLGKTLMQQSLPPESLQVKWSKQEPQSKPTLRDLQHKSHPNSSPSPNPVPAFSVEPPGPLLNAQPSLGAPALGLSPAPTPLSEITLTDVNVPLESIKPSSLLPVTVLDRHSLRVLFHFARDCPPSRPDVLVVVISMLSSAPIPVTNIRFQAAVPKVMKVKLQPPSGTELPAFNPILPPAAITQVLLLANPHKEKVRLRYKLTFTLGEEAHDESGDVEQFPPPETWGKL